One Phycisphaera mikurensis NBRC 102666 DNA window includes the following coding sequences:
- a CDS encoding zinc-binding alcohol dehydrogenase family protein, producing MLTVSLAEPGRFEALEAPDPAPGPGEALVRVHRLGVCGTDLHAFTGRQPFFSYPRILGHELGVEVVEAGEGVDLPTGCRCCVAPVMACGRCIACRRGRTNACENIAVLGVHADGGMRERFVVPAANLHPSASLSFDQLALIETLTIGCHAVDRGGVEAGETALVVGAGPIGLTAIQFLLARGADVIVMDLSDERLAFCRDVLGVARTLNPAGRDAAAALREINGGDLPTALFDATGHAGSMAAGFELVAHGGRIVFIGFFRGDLTFDDTNFHKRELTLFASRNSTPEAFRRTIAMVEAGEIDTAPWITHRLPLSGVVDRFGGLAKQPGLIKAMIEVA from the coding sequence ATGCTCACCGTTTCCCTCGCCGAGCCCGGCCGCTTCGAGGCGCTGGAGGCTCCCGACCCCGCGCCCGGCCCGGGCGAAGCCCTCGTCCGGGTGCACCGCCTGGGGGTGTGCGGCACCGACCTGCACGCCTTCACCGGCCGGCAGCCCTTCTTCTCCTACCCGCGGATCCTCGGCCACGAGCTCGGGGTGGAGGTGGTGGAGGCGGGCGAGGGCGTGGATCTGCCCACAGGCTGCCGTTGCTGCGTCGCTCCGGTGATGGCCTGCGGCCGCTGCATCGCCTGCCGCCGCGGGAGGACCAACGCGTGCGAGAACATCGCGGTGCTGGGCGTGCACGCGGACGGCGGGATGCGCGAGCGCTTCGTCGTGCCCGCGGCGAACCTGCACCCCTCGGCGTCGCTGAGCTTCGACCAGCTCGCCCTCATCGAGACGCTGACCATCGGGTGCCATGCGGTCGACCGCGGGGGCGTGGAGGCGGGCGAGACGGCGCTGGTCGTCGGTGCGGGGCCGATCGGCCTCACGGCGATCCAGTTCCTCCTCGCCCGCGGCGCGGACGTCATCGTCATGGACCTAAGCGACGAGCGGCTCGCCTTCTGCCGCGACGTGCTGGGGGTCGCCCGCACGCTCAACCCCGCCGGCAGAGACGCGGCCGCGGCGCTCCGCGAGATCAACGGCGGCGACCTCCCCACCGCGCTCTTCGACGCCACCGGCCACGCCGGCTCGATGGCCGCCGGCTTCGAGCTCGTGGCGCACGGCGGCCGGATCGTCTTCATCGGCTTCTTCCGGGGCGATCTCACCTTCGACGACACGAACTTCCACAAGCGCGAGCTGACGCTGTTCGCCAGCCGCAATTCCACGCCGGAGGCCTTCCGGCGGACGATCGCGATGGTCGAGGCCGGCGAGATCGACACGGCACCGTGGATCACGCACCGGCTGCCGCTGTCCGGGGTGGTCGACCGCTTCGGGGGGCTCGCGAAGCAGCCCGGCCTCATCAAGGCGATGATCGAAGTCGCTTGA
- a CDS encoding aldo/keto reductase: protein MLERRSLGRTGLQVSSLGFGASSLGGVFRDIDESEGIRTVHHALDLGINLIDVAPYYGLTKAETVLGRALRGVQRDRYVLATKCGRYGPEAPDFDFTGDRITRSIDESLGRLGVDHVDLIQAHDVEFGDLDVVVEECIPAMRRAVEAGKARFVGITGLPLEVVLAVVDRVDAGSIDTVLSYCRYGLHDTALLDALPALEAAGIGVINASPLAMGLLTHRGAPAWHPAPKELQAACEAAAELCERRGARIEKLAVQYAVAELRIASTLVSSASPARMQSNVEALSDPIDEELLADVLAVLEPVHNQSWPSGIQENR from the coding sequence ATGCTCGAACGAAGATCCCTCGGCCGCACCGGCCTCCAAGTCTCCTCCCTGGGCTTCGGCGCCTCCTCCCTCGGCGGCGTCTTCCGCGACATCGACGAATCCGAGGGCATCCGCACCGTCCACCACGCGCTGGACCTGGGCATCAACCTCATCGACGTCGCGCCCTACTACGGGCTGACCAAGGCGGAGACGGTGCTCGGCAGGGCGCTGCGGGGCGTCCAGCGCGACCGCTATGTGCTCGCCACGAAGTGCGGACGGTACGGACCCGAAGCCCCGGACTTCGACTTCACCGGGGATCGGATCACCCGAAGCATCGACGAGAGCCTCGGCCGCCTCGGGGTCGACCACGTCGACCTGATCCAGGCCCACGACGTCGAGTTCGGCGACCTCGACGTCGTCGTCGAAGAGTGCATCCCCGCGATGCGCCGGGCGGTGGAGGCGGGCAAAGCCCGCTTCGTGGGGATCACCGGCCTCCCGCTGGAGGTCGTGCTGGCCGTGGTGGACCGGGTCGACGCCGGCTCGATCGACACGGTGCTCTCGTACTGCCGCTACGGCCTCCACGACACCGCGCTGCTCGACGCCCTGCCCGCCCTCGAGGCCGCCGGCATCGGCGTGATCAACGCGTCGCCGCTGGCGATGGGCCTGCTGACGCACCGCGGGGCGCCCGCGTGGCACCCGGCGCCGAAGGAGCTGCAGGCCGCGTGCGAAGCCGCCGCGGAGCTCTGCGAGCGGCGTGGCGCCCGCATCGAGAAGCTCGCGGTGCAGTACGCCGTCGCCGAGCTGAGGATCGCCAGCACGCTGGTGAGCTCGGCCAGCCCCGCCCGCATGCAGAGCAACGTGGAGGCGCTGAGCGACCCCATTGACGAGGAGCTGCTCGCCGACGTGCTGGCCGTGCTCGAGCCCGTCCACAACCAAAGCTGGCCCTCGGGCATCCAGGAGAACCGCTGA
- a CDS encoding alpha-L-fucosidase, giving the protein MIATTQEAPGAAHAPDAGAGRFEATWASLGQFEIPDWYRDAKLGIFIHWGVASVPAYKSEWYPKWMYQRDSEFFAYHAETHGPQGTFGFKDFIPGFTMSAWDPAAWAELFEASGARYVVPVAEHHDGIAHYDYSKSRWTTLKVGPRRDLIRELGDAVRGRGLKYGVSSHRAYNWRFYTYEDGFDTTDPAFSDLYARPHAPDEAADEPFLRDWLARTEELVDKYRPDLVWFDWCIGWPEFEPYRRAFAAHYYNAADRWGKEVVVNYKEEDFAPGTGVFDIERGQLDEIRADFWQTDTSISRNGWAYNEDPGNKSATSLLHDLMDVISKNGCLLLNIGPRPDGTITQEQEDVLRTMGAWLRQNGEAVYGTRPWKVFGEGPTRVKAGTFQEKENAGFTPEDLRFTASGDTLYATTLGVPSGDRLLVRSLGSTLKLLLGDVLSVEMLGHDGPLAWERGADGLAVTLPPLDHARHGIALRIRTRPPEAPKRTADAAGSHTADNDIDSAV; this is encoded by the coding sequence ATGATCGCAACGACACAGGAGGCTCCCGGCGCCGCGCACGCTCCCGACGCCGGGGCGGGGCGGTTCGAAGCGACCTGGGCTTCCCTCGGGCAGTTCGAGATCCCGGACTGGTATCGCGACGCGAAGCTTGGGATCTTCATCCACTGGGGCGTCGCATCGGTGCCGGCGTACAAGAGCGAGTGGTACCCCAAGTGGATGTACCAGCGGGACAGCGAGTTCTTCGCGTACCACGCGGAGACGCACGGACCTCAGGGCACGTTCGGCTTCAAGGACTTCATCCCCGGCTTCACCATGTCCGCCTGGGACCCGGCGGCCTGGGCCGAGCTGTTCGAGGCCTCGGGCGCCCGCTACGTCGTCCCGGTGGCGGAGCACCACGACGGCATCGCCCACTACGACTACAGCAAGTCCCGCTGGACGACCCTGAAGGTCGGGCCCCGGCGCGACCTGATCCGCGAGCTCGGGGACGCCGTCCGCGGGCGGGGCCTCAAGTACGGCGTGTCGTCGCACCGGGCGTACAACTGGCGGTTCTACACGTACGAGGACGGCTTCGACACGACCGATCCGGCCTTCAGCGATCTCTACGCGCGGCCGCACGCCCCGGACGAGGCGGCGGACGAGCCCTTCCTCCGCGACTGGCTCGCGCGCACCGAGGAGCTCGTCGACAAGTACCGACCCGACCTGGTCTGGTTCGACTGGTGCATCGGCTGGCCCGAGTTCGAGCCGTACCGCCGGGCGTTCGCGGCGCACTACTACAACGCCGCGGACCGCTGGGGCAAAGAGGTGGTGGTCAACTACAAGGAGGAGGACTTCGCCCCGGGCACCGGCGTCTTCGACATCGAACGCGGGCAGCTCGACGAGATCCGCGCGGACTTCTGGCAGACCGACACGTCGATCTCGCGCAACGGCTGGGCCTACAACGAGGACCCCGGCAACAAGTCGGCGACGTCGCTGCTGCACGACCTGATGGACGTGATCAGCAAGAACGGCTGCCTGCTGCTGAACATCGGACCGCGACCCGACGGAACCATCACCCAGGAGCAGGAAGACGTGCTCCGGACGATGGGGGCCTGGCTGCGGCAGAACGGCGAAGCGGTGTACGGAACCCGCCCCTGGAAGGTCTTCGGCGAAGGGCCCACCCGCGTCAAGGCCGGAACCTTCCAGGAGAAGGAGAACGCGGGTTTCACGCCGGAGGATCTGCGCTTCACGGCGTCCGGGGACACGCTCTACGCGACGACGCTCGGCGTGCCGAGCGGAGACCGGCTGCTGGTCCGTTCGCTGGGCTCGACCCTGAAGCTGCTGCTCGGCGACGTGCTCAGCGTCGAGATGCTCGGCCACGACGGGCCGCTCGCGTGGGAGCGCGGCGCTGATGGCCTGGCGGTGACGCTCCCCCCGCTCGACCACGCCCGCCACGGCATCGCGCTGCGGATCCGGACGCGGCCGCCGGAGGCGCCGAAGCGGACGGCGGACGCGGCGGGCTCCCACACCGCCGACAACGACATCGATTCGGCGGTCTGA
- a CDS encoding sulfatase family protein, translating into MPQKRPNILMIMADDHAASAISAYGSILAEVFRTPHLDRLAAGGVRVDRCFCTNAICTPSRASILTGLHGHACGVRTLSDALDADADTFPRRLRAAGYQTGLYGKWHVHCPPAGFDDYRVLPGQGVYFNPHFLGPGDDWASSYHAHHSEGGTRHRGYVTDLVTDFTVEALRNRDRDRPFLFCCHHKAPHDDFEYHPRHEHLFDGVDVPEPDNLWEDHARRAPCTRHHGTSVSDRNPVRNAILRMSDPAYPTGPLDVRGLDADGRTRAAYQKYLKDYLRCCAAIDEGVGRLLDTLEEEGLAEDTLVLYTSDQGMFLGEHDYIDKRWIYDEAMRMPLIARLPGEIPAGGTNGDMISNVDFAPTLLDYAGLAAPDAMQGRSFRANLAGDAAEDWPKGVYYRYWMHMAHHHNPAHYGLRTRDHKLIHFYGLPLDATDALPGSTPPGWEYYDLRSDPAENVNRIDDPACAAVIAGLKKQLLALKEELGDADDRYPEMAALPTALTAGSA; encoded by the coding sequence ATGCCGCAGAAACGCCCGAACATCCTGATGATCATGGCCGACGACCACGCGGCCTCGGCGATCAGCGCGTACGGCTCGATCCTCGCGGAAGTCTTCCGAACGCCCCACCTCGATCGGCTGGCCGCGGGCGGCGTGCGGGTGGACCGGTGCTTCTGCACGAACGCGATCTGCACCCCCAGCCGGGCGTCCATCCTCACCGGCCTGCACGGCCACGCGTGCGGCGTCCGCACGCTCAGCGACGCCCTCGACGCCGACGCCGACACCTTCCCGCGACGACTGCGGGCGGCCGGGTACCAGACGGGCCTCTACGGGAAGTGGCACGTCCACTGCCCCCCCGCGGGCTTCGACGATTACCGCGTCCTCCCCGGCCAGGGCGTGTACTTCAATCCGCACTTCCTCGGTCCCGGAGACGATTGGGCATCCTCCTACCACGCCCACCACAGCGAGGGCGGGACCCGGCACCGCGGCTACGTCACCGACCTGGTGACCGACTTCACCGTGGAGGCGTTGCGGAACCGAGACCGCGACCGGCCCTTCCTGTTCTGCTGCCACCACAAGGCCCCGCACGACGACTTCGAGTACCACCCGCGGCACGAGCACCTCTTCGACGGGGTGGACGTCCCCGAGCCGGACAACCTCTGGGAAGACCACGCCCGCCGCGCCCCCTGCACGCGCCACCACGGGACTTCGGTGTCCGACCGCAACCCGGTCCGCAACGCGATCCTGCGGATGAGCGATCCCGCCTACCCCACGGGCCCGCTGGACGTCCGCGGCCTCGACGCCGACGGCCGGACGCGAGCCGCGTACCAGAAGTACCTGAAGGACTACCTCCGCTGCTGCGCCGCCATCGACGAGGGCGTGGGGCGGCTGCTCGACACGCTCGAAGAAGAGGGCCTCGCGGAGGACACGCTGGTCCTCTACACATCCGACCAGGGCATGTTCCTCGGCGAGCACGACTACATCGACAAGCGCTGGATCTACGACGAGGCGATGCGGATGCCGCTGATCGCACGGCTCCCCGGCGAGATCCCCGCCGGCGGCACCAACGGGGACATGATCAGCAACGTCGACTTCGCCCCGACGCTGCTGGACTACGCCGGCCTCGCCGCACCCGATGCGATGCAGGGCCGCAGCTTCCGGGCGAATCTCGCGGGCGATGCCGCCGAGGACTGGCCAAAGGGCGTCTACTACCGCTACTGGATGCACATGGCCCACCACCACAACCCCGCGCACTACGGGCTGCGGACCCGGGACCACAAGCTCATCCACTTTTACGGCCTGCCGCTGGACGCCACGGACGCGCTCCCCGGCAGCACGCCGCCGGGGTGGGAGTACTACGACCTGCGGTCGGACCCGGCGGAGAACGTCAACCGCATCGACGACCCCGCCTGCGCGGCGGTGATCGCCGGGCTCAAGAAGCAGCTGCTGGCGCTGAAGGAAGAGCTCGGCGACGCGGACGACCGGTACCCGGAGATGGCGGCCCTCCCCACCGCGCTGACGGCCGGGTCGGCGTGA
- a CDS encoding tagaturonate epimerase family protein, translated as MLALQKLSFGVGDRFAHQAAAQLRAFRELEKLGPVVTPVWNKSNREHTFIGSEPAQVREAAAAAVEAAGWSHPWHVDADHINLGTVDAFTGCSDFFTIDVADAIGKPSDASDVDAFIARHRELIGTLEIDGLGEPLTITEADVRATADHFLLATRRAGEVHRHIAARRGDADFIAEVSMDETPDPQTPPVLLVILAALADAGVPLQTIAPKFTGRFNKGVDYVGDLACFEREFNDDVAVIRHAVAAYGLPENLKLSVHSGSDKFSLYPIIHRSMRATGAGVHLKTAGTTWLEEVIGLAESGGEALDLVRDMYAYALGHVEELCAPYADVIDVDPAALPGEDEVRAWDGPRFAQALRHVPGGAGFDPAVRQLIHVSFKVAAREGERYTRLLKENEAVVGEQVTQNLLERHMKPLFLGSAGS; from the coding sequence ATGCTCGCACTCCAGAAACTCTCGTTCGGCGTCGGCGACCGCTTCGCCCACCAGGCCGCCGCTCAGCTCCGCGCCTTCCGCGAGCTCGAGAAGCTCGGGCCGGTGGTGACGCCGGTCTGGAACAAGAGCAACCGCGAGCACACCTTCATCGGCTCCGAGCCGGCGCAGGTGCGGGAAGCGGCGGCGGCGGCCGTCGAGGCGGCCGGGTGGTCGCACCCCTGGCACGTCGACGCGGATCACATCAACCTCGGAACCGTCGACGCCTTCACCGGCTGCAGCGACTTCTTCACGATCGACGTGGCGGACGCGATCGGCAAGCCTTCCGACGCGTCCGACGTCGACGCCTTCATCGCCCGCCACCGCGAGCTGATCGGCACGCTGGAGATCGACGGCCTCGGCGAGCCGCTCACCATCACCGAAGCCGACGTCCGCGCGACCGCCGACCACTTCCTGCTCGCGACCCGGCGGGCCGGCGAGGTGCACCGGCACATCGCGGCGCGCCGCGGCGACGCCGACTTCATCGCCGAGGTGTCGATGGACGAGACGCCCGATCCGCAGACGCCCCCGGTGCTCCTGGTGATCCTCGCGGCGCTCGCCGACGCCGGGGTGCCGCTGCAGACGATCGCGCCCAAGTTCACCGGCCGCTTCAACAAGGGGGTCGACTACGTCGGCGACCTCGCCTGCTTCGAGCGGGAGTTCAACGACGACGTCGCGGTGATCCGGCACGCCGTGGCGGCCTACGGCCTGCCGGAGAACCTCAAGCTCTCCGTGCACAGCGGCAGCGACAAGTTCAGCCTCTACCCGATCATCCACCGCTCGATGCGGGCCACCGGGGCCGGCGTGCACCTCAAGACCGCCGGGACGACGTGGCTGGAGGAGGTCATCGGCCTCGCCGAATCCGGCGGCGAGGCGCTCGACCTGGTCCGCGACATGTACGCCTACGCGCTGGGTCACGTGGAGGAGCTCTGCGCCCCCTACGCCGACGTCATCGACGTCGACCCCGCCGCGCTGCCGGGCGAGGACGAGGTCCGCGCCTGGGACGGGCCGCGCTTCGCGCAGGCGCTCCGCCACGTGCCCGGCGGCGCGGGGTTCGATCCCGCCGTCCGCCAGCTGATCCACGTCTCCTTCAAGGTCGCGGCCCGGGAGGGCGAGCGGTACACGCGGCTGCTGAAGGAGAACGAGGCGGTGGTGGGCGAGCAGGTGACCCAGAACCTGCTGGAGCGGCACATGAAGCCGCTGTTCCTGGGTTCCGCGGGCTCTTGA
- a CDS encoding phosphatidate cytidylyltransferase, which translates to MLRHRLPSSVVMVAWLLLMLWLDARAAAAGWLPGGVLVLGVFAPFAYGASREIAVLFAAVGRTVGAATLGGGAAAGLLVALVGAAALAAGHAGDAAAGDGHADALLVTLGLVSVGMGWAVLLGCSRSRSAERALALVAGFAVGFLFIGLLTGSWLWVRALSPAPFMVLAMLVVKSCDVGAYFTGRYLGRHKLILWLSPGKTREGLAGGMTLAGLIAAALWWATDAGGADSTLPEVALWVVFACGAVLGLAGQVGDLFASALKRAAGVKDFARTIPGFGGVMDVGDSVLLAGPLVAVLLRLAEAGLFA; encoded by the coding sequence ATGCTCCGCCACCGCCTCCCCTCCTCCGTGGTCATGGTGGCCTGGCTGCTGCTGATGCTCTGGCTGGACGCGCGGGCCGCCGCGGCCGGCTGGCTGCCCGGAGGCGTGCTCGTGCTGGGCGTCTTCGCTCCGTTCGCCTACGGGGCGTCTCGCGAGATCGCGGTGCTCTTCGCCGCCGTCGGGCGGACCGTGGGCGCCGCGACGCTCGGCGGCGGCGCCGCCGCGGGCCTGCTCGTCGCGCTCGTGGGGGCCGCCGCGCTCGCCGCGGGGCACGCCGGCGACGCCGCCGCCGGCGACGGCCACGCCGACGCGCTGCTCGTCACGCTGGGCCTCGTCTCCGTCGGCATGGGCTGGGCGGTGCTCCTCGGCTGCTCCCGCAGCCGCTCCGCCGAGCGAGCCCTCGCGCTGGTCGCCGGCTTCGCCGTCGGCTTCCTCTTCATCGGGCTGCTGACCGGTTCGTGGCTGTGGGTCCGGGCGCTCTCGCCTGCGCCCTTCATGGTCCTGGCGATGCTGGTCGTGAAGAGCTGCGACGTCGGGGCGTACTTCACCGGCCGCTACCTCGGCCGCCACAAGCTGATCCTCTGGCTCAGCCCGGGCAAGACCCGCGAGGGCCTCGCCGGCGGTATGACGCTCGCGGGCCTCATCGCCGCGGCGCTTTGGTGGGCAACGGACGCCGGAGGCGCAGATTCGACGCTCCCGGAGGTCGCCCTCTGGGTGGTCTTCGCCTGCGGGGCCGTCCTGGGTCTCGCCGGCCAGGTCGGCGACCTGTTCGCCTCGGCCCTGAAGCGGGCCGCCGGCGTGAAGGACTTCGCGCGGACGATCCCCGGCTTCGGCGGCGTCATGGACGTGGGGGACTCGGTCCTGCTCGCCGGGCCGCTGGTCGCGGTGCTGCTGCGGCTGGCGGAAGCGGGTCTTTTCGCCTGA